A window from Thunnus albacares chromosome 19, fThuAlb1.1, whole genome shotgun sequence encodes these proteins:
- the LOC122969236 gene encoding germ cell-specific gene 1-like protein, with product MLEKMSRRNRSLLSLSLTSLALTLSVSAFCTSYWCEGTHKVVKPLCLSPVKMKNCGQNNSQPYTTEAPTPDPRNPASNVTLSPMQKEELARIKRKQMANAVHYIWETGEDKYMLRYFHTGFWLSCEKHNEGDDQEEKCRSFIELTPGETQGVLWLSVISEFMYIGLLAMGFLLMCVEVICLCAKREMNALKINAFAAMCTVLSGMMGMVAHMMYTTVFQMTVSIGPKDWRPQTWDYGWSFAMAWLSFSCCMAAAVATLNSYTKTLIEMKHRARVRLEEARAAARAPSYEEVVRAGGGGVYSVSQLIQLGQQGALMDPLWPRGVGPAVGPLACGAGGALLVGGGGIGVGGMGTVGMGMGGVVGGMGAVGGVGVGGMGTVGMGMGGVVGGMGAVGGGMGRLVDPHGMVVVEGCGAEGCEDCEREMDEIDYALQEEREDSLC from the exons ATGCTGGAGAAAATGTCCAGACGTAACCGTTCCCTGCTGTCCCTCTCCCTCACCTCACTGGCCCTCACCTTGTCCGTCTCGGCTTTCTGCACTTCCTATTGGTGTGAGGGAACCCACAAGGTGGTGAAACCACTCTGTCTGTCACCGGTCAAGATGAAGAACTGCGGGCAGAACAACAGCCAGCCGTACACCACAG AGGCCCCCACCCCGGACCCCAGGAACCCGGCCTCCAACGTGACGCTCTCGCCCATGCAGAAGGAGGAACTGGCCAGGATCAAGAGGAAGCAGATGGCCAATGCCGTCCACTACATCTGGGAGACGGGCGAGGACAAGTACATGCTGCGCTACTTCCACACCGGCTTCTGGCTGTCCTGTGAGAAGCATAATGAAG GTGATGATCAGGAAGAAAAGTGTCGCAGCTTCATTGAGCTGACGCCGGGAGAGACACAAG GCGTCCTCTGGCTGTCAGTCATCAGTGAGTTCATGTACATCGGTCTCCTGGCCATGGGCTTCCTGCTGATGTGTGTGGAAGTGATTTGCCTCTGTGCCAAGAGGGAGATGAACGCCCTCAAGATCAACGCCTTCGCCGCCATGTGCACTGTCCTCTCAG GCATGATGGGGATGGTAGCTCATATGATGTACACCACAGTGTTTCAGATGACCGTCAGCATCGGGCCTAAAGACTGGAGACCACAGACCTGGGACTATGGATGGTCCTTTGC CATGGCGTGGCTGTCCTTCAGCTGCTGCATGGCGGCAGCCGTGGCCACGCTCAACTCCTACACCAAGACCCTCATCGAGATGAAGCACCGCGCCCGTGTGAGGCTGGAGGAGGCCCGTGCTGCTGCCCGCGCCCCCTCCTATGAGGAGGTCGTTCGAGCTGGCGGCGGGGGGGTTTACTCCGTCAGCCAGCTGATTCAGCTGGGCCAGCAGGGAGCGCTCATGGACCCCCTGTGGCCCCGAGGAGTGGGCCCAGCCGTCGGACCGTTGGCGTGCGGCGCTGGAGGGGCGCTGCTTGTGGGTGGGGGAGGAATTGGAGTTGGAGGAATGGGAACTGTTGGGATGGGAATGGGAGGAGTAGTGGGAGGAATGGGAGCAGTAGGAGGGGTTGGAGTTGGAGGAATGGGAACTGTTGGGATGGGAATGGGAGGAGTAGTGGGAGGAATGGGGGCAGtaggaggag GAATGG GAAGGCTGGTGGACCCTCATGgcatggtggtggtggagggatgCGGCGCTGAGGGGTGTGAAGACTGCGAACGGGAAATGGACGAGATAGATTACGctctgcaggaggagagagaggactCACTCTGCTAA